From Acinonyx jubatus isolate Ajub_Pintada_27869175 chromosome E2, VMU_Ajub_asm_v1.0, whole genome shotgun sequence:
atcccaccTTTCCTCTTTCATGTAGTTCCAAATATTTCATCTATTCTCAGCCCTTTACCTTGAGTGTGGTGGTCAGTTCCTCTTCAGTGAGCACCTCCTCCCGCCCAATTACAAAGGCTCCCTCTTCCCCTACCATTTCCAGTTTGCATAAGAAATCCCAGCGTTCATACAGTAGGAGCCTTTCAGCTTCAACTTTTGTTCCTGTAGGTAGAAAAGCAATGTTGTGTAAGTCTCCATATACCCACcagttcatttcttcttccatctACCCCACCCAGTCTACCAAAAAAGGGGCAACTGCTATTTAAGAGCgcttggggtggggacagagacacATCCATCAGTGTAGTGTGCAAGACTTAATCCGACACTCACCCAGTAATGCTGCTTCACGAACTGTCACCATCTGAATGTCAGCTGTGTCATCCGTGTTGTCGGGATATGGTTCAACAAAACCATACATATGAATGAGTTGCCAATTAGCCATTTGTCCATAAGTGTTGAAAATTTCATGGCCTTTAGGAATGGGCTGAGTGGCCACCATCCGAAGACAATTCTGGGGTGGAAGGGAGAAGCTGGGACTAAGCCCTTCCCTGGCCAACCCACGAAGATCATTTCTGTTTTAGGAAAAGCCTCCGGTGGGTGCAGTTCAGCAATGGGACTGATGATACACCTTCCAACATTCTACCTTTTTAGTTCCTGTTAAGATCctgtacaggcatacctcagattATCCAGGTTCAGTTCCAGAGCACCACAAAAGAGCAAAtaatgttaaaagacaaaaaaccaaaaacaaaagccaacttaaatgaattttatggcttcccagtgcatataaaagtgatgtttatggggtgcctgggtggctcaactggttaagtgtctgactttggctcaggtcgtgacctcacctCATGGTTCGTGCATTTGAGGCCCAAGTTGGGCTTTgcacttacagtgtggagcctgccatggattctgtgtctccctctctacccctccgcaGCTCacgtactctctcaaaaataaacatacgtttaaaagatttttaataaagcTTATGccatactgtagtctattaagtgttcAACAGTATTACAtcctaaagaacagaaaaatgggcttttcttgctaaaaaaaaaaatgctaatcactgagctttcagtgagttgtaacTGCTGGGATGAGATCACCAGAACAAATGTAGCAACAATGGAAAACTTTGAAATCCTGCAATTCTTGCAGTTACAATTCTTCCAAAAGTAGGACACAGACATGAAGCAAGTACTGTTAAAAAAGCAGCACTGACGGACTTGTtcaacacagggttgccacagacGTTCAACCTGTAAATGCAGTATCTGAAGTATAATAgaacaaggtatgcctgtacagTAGGATGAAAGGGGTAAAAGTCGCTGGGTTTTAAAATTGAACAATTAAACCAAGATCAAAGTAGAAATGGCAGATagaggcaaaaattaaaaaatagccaTTTCCTAAATTTTGATTCCATAAACTTGGATCTGATCTTGCAACTTTCCACATAGCAAATGGAATTGATATACCCTTGATATCAAGTTAGATTTGACCTATGACcattcccctttcctctcctccctcctctttccccaaaGTAGTGACAGTATATCTGACCCAGGCTGCTGTCCACTGGGCCCCAACACAATCTTGGTTCACTGGCACTGCACAGAGGAGCCAACCAACCTCTAGCACCAAGTAAATGGCAGTAGCTTATTACAGAATTAACCACAACTTTCTCTGCGGGTTTTGAAGTTTTGTGTTCTACTTCGTTGGAATACGCAAACTCAAAGTACATAACAGAAGAACTTCACCTACACATTTTTAGCCTGAGGAGAATGGAGCCCACCGAGCCCAACTGTGAGGGCAGCATCAACGACCAGCACTGGTTTGAATCAAATGCCTGATCATCAGTGCACATAATAACAATAACTGAGAGGGATCCACTCACTGGAGAGTATTCTAGATTGGCATTATGATTGGCTAAGTGGTTTAGTATGTCTGCAGCAGGCACCATCAAAGGGGAGTTTGGCTCCTtttcatcctcctcttcctccagtgGTTCCTGAAAGCTGCCACAGAGAGAACTTTGCTAAAGCCCAGGGTAGAGTGAGAGACTGGGGTGTGGTTCACTGTTCTTTCCCCTCTCATCCCTCAACTGAGATCTAAAGAAAGGAGTCCTTCAAGGTTCGGCTCACTGACCTGTACGCCATCACAAGAGCCACGAGCTGGTGGTAGAGTTCCAGGGAGCGAACCCTGGGGCTGAAAAGATCCGGGTGGGCTTCCATGAACGGCAATACgatggaatagtattcagtgtGGATGTTAGCCAAGTCCTTCTCCACCGCCTCGGGTACGCCCGTGCCCTGCAGCAATCGCCGACGCTCCTCCTCGGGCCTGCGGTGACaccccagccaggctcccttCACACACCCTACCGGGACTAGCGCTCGTGGCCCGATCCCCGGGCCAGGGCGGAGCGAGCCGCGAGGCTACGGGGCCggtgctccccgcccccaccaaggCTCTCACCAGAACATCGGGTGCTCCAAGCGGCCTAGCTCCGGCCACATCGCAAAGTAAGGGCTCCAGGGCGAGGCCGGGGCCTGCAGCTCGTGCAGCAGCGCCAGCAGCAGCGGCACCCAGCCCGACTGGCTCTGCAGCGCGCCTCGctctgagagagacacagaggtgaGAGCACCGGCGCGGCCCCGCGGCACGCCTCCCTGTCGCACCCCGCCGGCGCACCCACCTTGCTCCAGCAGGCCGCCGATGGAGCAGGTGTGCTGCGACAGGAGCGCGGCCCGCGGCACGGCAAACAGCAGCTCCCCGGGCTGCACGCTCTCCCGGGCCACCATGCCGTAGCCGGCCACCGTGCCCTGCCGGCTCACCGCCACCTGAGCAGGGGGAGCGGTAGGTCAGGGCTGGACTGCGCCCCAGCCGCGTCCGCCCGCACCCCCGCCTCCTCACCTTGGGACTCAGCTCCAGCCCCACCCGCCGGCACCAGCTCAGGAAGCCGGCCACAGGGTCCGGGTCCGGGTCCGCGTCGCCTCCCACAGGCCCCGCCACCTGAAACGAGCCAGCGCGGTGGAGACGGTCCGCCCAGGAGAACGCGCGGGAAGCGGGAAGGCATCGCAGCGTGCGCGCGGAGAGAAGTTCgctctgggtgggggaggggacgagGAGGGCGGCCAGGGACCTGCGCTAGGGAGCCGCAAGGACGCGCGGGACCGCACTGCGGGCGGGGTAGGGGTGAGCCGCAAGGGAAACGGGCAGGCCCCGCTCCGGCCCCCCGCAACTTACCCGCCGGCGCTTTGCCCTGGTCGCCATGGCGGAGGGCGCGCGACCCAGCCGCTCAGAAGCTCCGCGCTAGCGCTTCCGGCGTCCGGGAAAAGGCCTCTCGGGGGCGGGGCCACAGGCCCCGCCCCGGCGCCACGTGACGCGCGTCACGTGACGCTCGCCTCCTGATCCACGCGGAGGACGAGTGGGGATTTGCACCTGGTCAAATCATTCTTCCTGAGCACATTCTGTGGAGCCTGAGTGTCCCCAGTTGGGTTTAAGTCGGGTCCGATAAGGCGTGTCTCTGTGGAGCCTCGAGCCTGGTTCTGAGCCAGCCACAACTCTCCCCTTCGGTCTCTATGAGCTGAGACATTTCGGAATAGAAGTCcgggtaaaaaacaaaactcccgTTTTCCCGGTACCAACCAAGGCTGTCAGCGCACCCAGGTGGGCGACCAGCCTGCCTTCCTGATCTCGAGTCTCCGTTAGCTACGGTCATCTAACCGTTTTACACGGAGCAGGTTGTCAATGTGCGTGCGTGCGTTTCGGAGTGTGGGGGGTCAGGTTGTGTGTGTTTccgaggggcagggggagggttcCCAGAAGTAGAATAACCCGCCTCTGCCCGCACTCGCTAGTATATCCGTTTGTCATCATTTGCATAGCACatggtgggttttatttttatttagatgcTTCTTTATTAGTTGACACATAGCAGGTATgcaattatgtatttattgagtaaatgagtgaatgagtccGAAATGGTGGTTAAAACCTGGGAAAGTAGCATGCTGTTAAGTAAATGAAGCATTGAATAGAGAGTGTTTTAAAGCCAAACAATGCCAAAGCCAGTTCTCAGCTTTACAATATTATTAGGGCAAATTCCTTCTCCTGAGGCTCcgtttcctcagctgtgaaacTAATATCTACCCTATGGAATTAATGTAAGAATTGACAAGATAATGAATGTGATCAGAACAGGAAATAGGTGGGGCACATGGCTGGATCAAAGTCGGTAGAGCAGACGACTCTGAATTTTGGGATCTGatttcagggtcctgagttcaagccccagggtgggggtagagttaaaaaagaaaaaagaaccagaaatagAAACATGGATGGACACTCCTACATATGCAACCCCATCTAAACCTCAAGAAGCACCAGCCTCAATGCTGCCTTCTCACGAGCTTCCTATGATGGGCCTGGTGTCACCACACTCAAATTCTTCTTAGTTTATTAGTTTTCCATACACTTAACTCTTAATACTTTGACaagggtttttatttgttttacattttgtcGTCTCAAAGTTTCATGACATCAGCCACCAGAATACACAAAATTAGGTTCTTCGCTTTATATagacaggaaaataataaattccaTTAAAAGTTCACTTTGACCAAAGAGACAACCTCCGATGGAAAACCACACGCAGGAAGAcccaatatacatatatatatatatatacatatatatatataatgtatagatATTTATAGATATCTTAtctgaaagaagacagaaaaaaaaaaaatccaagatttGCAGCGCTATCTACAGTTAAGAGGGGTTAATTCTACCAGCTTTTCAAACAGTCACATTTGATATTCAAAGGAAGCACGTGAGTGAATAGAACTGGGGACAGACTAACACTCCACCAGGCTCTAGAGCAGTCTAGTAATGGCTTAAGATTCTAGAAGGGGGTGATATGTGCAGAAATGTGGATGCAGGTGTCCTCTCAGCCTCAGAGCACCCCACACGCAACTGTCCCCTCCATAGCACTGCCTTTATCATTGCTCTTTTACTTGTTTTAGACTTTGTGGCAATTGATTTAGGCTCCAAGACAAGTGGCTCCTGTTTCTGGGCCAGGAGATTCTCCCTGATGGTGCAGGTGGGTTGGATGTGTGTGGCTCAGTCCTGGGCTTCACGTGAAAGGAGGGGACTGGGGTACATGGAGAGCCTTTCTCTTCTGCCTGGACCTTGTTCTCTTTTGGaacctccacctcccaccccaggacCCAGCAAGCCCCAGCCCAAGCCACTCCAACAGTCCTGAGATGGTGATGTGGGCCTGCAGAAGTCTCACTACCTTAGACCATTTCTTTCCAGATAAAATCTCTTCTTGCTTAGTGATGCCCACATAAAATGTTGGCATAGCTTGACCAGAACTCTCCCTAACAACACCATGTTTCTGGTGGCCTTGGACACACTGCTGCTGATTGGGTTGTCCTCCATGGAACCTGGGGACAAAAGAGGGGGTCTGCTGGGAATCTCAGCCACCACTGTCTCTAGTCACATACTGGCTCCTGAAGGCAGACACCGTGAAGTTCTCAGGGGTGCATCCGACCTTCATGGGCTATCCCAGCATTTAAGTTCAGCCCCCAAGTCAGGCCCCTATGGAGATACAGGATCAGGTGActttctacctcagggccttggcTCAGACATGGGACAGGGCCACGAGGTGGTGGAGTGTGTGGGCTGGGACGGTCTGTGGTGTTCCTACCTGTAAGGTCCTCTGTGTTTGGTCTTCCTGGAGCAGAGAAACCCTGTTCAgcccctgcctgcctgtctgcctggCCCTACATCACCAGGCTAGCCCAGAGAGCACCAGGAAAACTGCTGCCTGGTCAGAGCGCCCCCTTGTGGCTATGGTTCAGATGATTGTCACAtgtgcaaaagacagaaacagatgtgcttggtgggggagatggggagaaaggggcCTGCAGAGCTCCAGGGCCCCTACCTCCTAGTGCTCCCCTGTGCTGTCTCCTGTCACCCCGGTGCCTGAGCTGGACCCCATGCTCCTGCTGTCCCAGCACACCACCTCAAAACCCCATCCCATCTTCAAACCTGCCCTGCCCATGGGGGTCATCCCATGCTTTCTTCAGTCCAGGATATTACCCTGGATCCTGCCCAGAGAAGGACTTGAACTCTTTCCTTAGCAGATCCCCTTCCTCCCTGAGCCCTGCCCAGACTGTGGGGAGTTGGAAGAGGGGCCTAAGTCAGCCAAGTTAACAAGGtgagtgaggtgggggtggggaggagcgaGCCTCTCAAACCATCTGGAGACCGTTCTGCTGCAGCATCTAGGATGAATCCCCTGACGTTTTTAACAAAAGAGAAGTGAACCCATTTCCTCCCCCGgccttcacaaaaataaactaaagggAAAATGAGCCGGCGCGAGGATGCCAGTGGGACGTCGATGCGGGCGGGGGCAGGTGGGCATCTCTGCCAGGCTAGGGGCTTCAACAGGACACCTCCATGGTGTGATTGACCTGGCCCAGCCCCTCGCTGCTCTCCGAGTGGGTGCAGGCCTGCGGGCGGCTGCCATCCACCGAACCGGCACTGGTGAGCGACGCGGTACGAGAGCGGGCAAGGCGGGTCATGCTGGCCGAGGGCACTGTGGGCAGAGATGGGAACGGGCATGAGGACTGGCAGGCGGGTCTGGGTGCCAGCAGGCAGGAGAAGGGTTGACACAAGCAAAGCGGCAAGACCCGTTTTTCCAATGGCACAGAGGCCCCTCCCAAGCCAGGGCTCTGGCACCCACTCCATCAAGCCGGAGGCATGCAGCACCAGCGAGTGAATGAGCCAAAGAGGGGGGGACCGGGCACCCTGCAGAGGCCAGCGGGACCCAGCTCACAACAGCTGGCCAGAGCTATGGCCAGAATGGGGTCACTGCCCGGGTACCCCTGAGCTGCTACAGGGACGGGACAGAATTCCAGCGATGCCCCCCCTCAAGAGGATGATGGGACAGGGGAGTGGGACTACTTC
This genomic window contains:
- the SETD6 gene encoding N-lysine methyltransferase SETD6 isoform X1, whose product is MATRAKRRRVAGPVGGDADPDPDPVAGFLSWCRRVGLELSPKVAVSRQGTVAGYGMVARESVQPGELLFAVPRAALLSQHTCSIGGLLEQGGCAGGVRQGGVPRGRAGALTSVSLSERGALQSQSGWVPLLLALLHELQAPASPWSPYFAMWPELGRLEHPMFWPEEERRRLLQGTGVPEAVEKDLANIHTEYYSIVLPFMEAHPDLFSPRVRSLELYHQLVALVMAYSFQEPLEEEEDEKEPNSPLMVPAADILNHLANHNANLEYSPNCLRMVATQPIPKGHEIFNTYGQMANWQLIHMYGFVEPYPDNTDDTADIQMVTVREAALLGTKVEAERLLLYERWDFLCKLEMVGEEGAFVIGREEVLTEEELTTTLKVLCMPAEEFREFKDQDGWGDDKREEESLTVTNIPRLKASWRQLLRDSVLLTLQTYATDLKSEQDLLSNKEVYTKLSSREQQALQVRYGQKMILHQLLELTS
- the SETD6 gene encoding N-lysine methyltransferase SETD6 isoform X2, whose translation is MATRAKRRRVAGPVGGDADPDPDPVAGFLSWCRRVGLELSPKVAVSRQGTVAGYGMVARESVQPGELLFAVPRAALLSQHTCSIGGLLEQERGALQSQSGWVPLLLALLHELQAPASPWSPYFAMWPELGRLEHPMFWPEEERRRLLQGTGVPEAVEKDLANIHTEYYSIVLPFMEAHPDLFSPRVRSLELYHQLVALVMAYSFQEPLEEEEDEKEPNSPLMVPAADILNHLANHNANLEYSPNCLRMVATQPIPKGHEIFNTYGQMANWQLIHMYGFVEPYPDNTDDTADIQMVTVREAALLGTKVEAERLLLYERWDFLCKLEMVGEEGAFVIGREEVLTEEELTTTLKVLCMPAEEFREFKDQDGWGDDKREEESLTVTNIPRLKASWRQLLRDSVLLTLQTYATDLKSEQDLLSNKEVYTKLSSREQQALQVRYGQKMILHQLLELTS
- the SETD6 gene encoding N-lysine methyltransferase SETD6 isoform X3, which produces MPSRFPRVLLGGPSPPRWLVSGGGACGRRRGPGPGPCGRLPELVPAGGAGAESQERGALQSQSGWVPLLLALLHELQAPASPWSPYFAMWPELGRLEHPMFWPEEERRRLLQGTGVPEAVEKDLANIHTEYYSIVLPFMEAHPDLFSPRVRSLELYHQLVALVMAYSFQEPLEEEEDEKEPNSPLMVPAADILNHLANHNANLEYSPNCLRMVATQPIPKGHEIFNTYGQMANWQLIHMYGFVEPYPDNTDDTADIQMVTVREAALLGTKVEAERLLLYERWDFLCKLEMVGEEGAFVIGREEVLTEEELTTTLKVLCMPAEEFREFKDQDGWGDDKREEESLTVTNIPRLKASWRQLLRDSVLLTLQTYATDLKSEQDLLSNKEVYTKLSSREQQALQVRYGQKMILHQLLELTS